Proteins encoded by one window of Halobaculum halobium:
- a CDS encoding Sjogren's syndrome/scleroderma autoantigen 1 family protein, with protein MSEHASDDTVDGDDSGFDKEAEREKLREKFARDDQKRQSTRRMSELLLKGATMTNDHCDACGSPIFRQNGQEFCPECDVEGSNDAVAGDAQTTSAATADAGSPGAGADGSTDARAVRDPSAQGHGPSETEDTNARARDRGAETDTDASARADRAADPTPSADAAVDATPSRDAARTPSAATADRSPGGPSRTGDSQPAGGAAGDDVAAARDALASALRRNAEAAAESSDPRVAADHLAAAREAAEALAALRR; from the coding sequence ATGAGCGAACACGCGTCCGACGATACGGTCGACGGCGACGACTCAGGCTTCGACAAGGAGGCCGAACGGGAGAAGCTCCGCGAGAAGTTCGCCCGCGACGACCAGAAGCGCCAGTCAACGCGGCGGATGAGCGAACTCCTCCTCAAGGGGGCGACGATGACTAACGACCACTGTGACGCCTGTGGCTCGCCCATCTTCCGGCAGAACGGCCAGGAGTTCTGCCCCGAGTGCGACGTGGAGGGGTCGAACGACGCGGTCGCGGGCGATGCTCAGACGACCTCGGCCGCGACCGCGGATGCGGGCAGCCCGGGCGCGGGTGCGGACGGTTCGACCGACGCGCGCGCAGTTCGGGACCCGTCGGCTCAAGGGCACGGGCCGTCGGAAACGGAGGACACGAACGCACGCGCTCGCGACCGCGGTGCCGAAACGGACACCGACGCGAGCGCGCGGGCTGACCGGGCCGCCGACCCAACGCCGTCGGCTGACGCGGCCGTCGACGCGACGCCGTCTCGGGACGCCGCTCGGACGCCGTCGGCGGCGACGGCCGACCGATCCCCCGGCGGTCCGTCGCGGACGGGCGACTCGCAGCCGGCGGGCGGGGCTGCCGGCGACGACGTCGCAGCGGCTCGCGACGCGCTCGCAAGCGCGCTCCGGCGTAACGCGGAGGCGGCGGCGGAGTCGTCGGACCCGCGCGTCGCCGCCGATCACCTCGCGGCCGCCCGCGAGGCGGCCGAGGCGCTGGCGGCGCTGCGTCGCTGA